In one window of Pseudomonas chlororaphis subsp. chlororaphis DNA:
- a CDS encoding class I SAM-dependent methyltransferase, translating into MDPRSEVLLRQADLFQGSLLLAGLPADDLLGRLPGAHGWCWHAGDQAALDARFAGRSHFGVTAPEQAFANAVLFLPKSKELTDYLLNALASRLAGRELYLVGEKRSGIERAAKQLNPFGKPRKLDSARHCQLWQVTVDNAPQAVSLESLAQEYELPLAEGPLKVVSLPGVFSHGRLDRGSALLLEHLDKLPSGHLLDFGCGAGVLGAAIKRRYPHNNVTLLDVDAFAAASSRLTLAANGLEAEVLTGDGIDAAPMGLNTILTNPPFHVGVHTDYQATENLLRKAAKHLKTGGELRLVANSFLRYQPLIEEHLGPCSIKAEGQGFRIYSAKRG; encoded by the coding sequence ATGGATCCGCGCAGTGAAGTACTGCTTCGTCAGGCTGACTTGTTTCAAGGCTCGTTGCTGCTGGCCGGCCTGCCCGCCGATGACCTGCTCGGCCGCCTGCCGGGCGCCCATGGCTGGTGCTGGCACGCCGGCGATCAGGCCGCCCTGGATGCGCGTTTCGCCGGGCGCAGCCACTTCGGCGTGACGGCCCCCGAGCAAGCCTTTGCCAACGCCGTGCTGTTCCTGCCCAAGTCCAAGGAATTAACCGACTACCTGCTCAACGCCCTCGCCTCGCGCCTGGCCGGGCGCGAGCTGTATCTGGTCGGGGAGAAACGCAGCGGCATCGAACGCGCGGCCAAGCAGCTCAACCCCTTCGGCAAACCGCGCAAGCTCGACAGCGCGCGGCACTGCCAGCTGTGGCAAGTGACGGTAGATAACGCGCCACAAGCCGTCAGCCTGGAAAGCCTGGCCCAGGAATATGAACTGCCGTTGGCCGAAGGGCCGCTGAAAGTGGTCAGCCTGCCGGGGGTGTTCAGCCATGGTCGCCTGGATCGCGGCAGCGCCCTGTTGCTGGAACACCTGGACAAACTGCCCAGCGGCCACCTGCTGGATTTCGGTTGCGGCGCCGGGGTTCTGGGCGCGGCGATCAAACGTCGCTACCCCCATAACAATGTGACCCTGCTCGACGTCGATGCCTTCGCCGCTGCCAGCAGTCGCCTGACCCTGGCCGCCAATGGCCTGGAAGCCGAGGTCCTGACCGGTGACGGCATCGATGCCGCGCCCATGGGTTTGAACACCATCCTGACCAATCCGCCGTTCCATGTCGGGGTCCACACGGACTACCAGGCAACGGAGAACCTGCTGCGAAAAGCAGCCAAACATCTGAAAACCGGTGGCGAACTTCGGCTGGTGGCCAACAGCTTCCTGCGTTATCAACCGCTGATCGAAGAGCATCTCGGCCCTTGTTCGATCAAGGCCGAAGGCCAGGGTTTTCGCATCTACAGCGCCAAGCGCGGCTGA